One genomic window of Quercus robur chromosome 6, dhQueRobu3.1, whole genome shotgun sequence includes the following:
- the LOC126689563 gene encoding uncharacterized protein LOC126689563 — MEDSSRPPLGEIRVIIGGSTTGQSSKSKKAYLKVVQSVQLSGRSPIARSTDERAITFTDEDADRIHHPHDDALVISLLIANYTTRRVLVDNGSSADILYYPAFQQMRLGRDQLRPVDSPLVGFGGMKVQPVGTISLSVVVGAYPRQITKDVNFLVVQGDQLAARECYLAMLAMDEQVQAMNIEEKRVVAEPTEALEDIPLDEDNPERCTRVGADLEEKIKTDLVQFLKNNIDVFAWSHEDMPGVTYQRLVNHMFRPQIGRNVEVYVDDMLVKSQDEGRHLDDLQETFETLRRRIEANPDKIQAILDMKPPQNTKEIQSLTGRVAALNRAPLLSPSVEGEELYLYLAVTPYAVSSALIREEDKVQRPVYYTSKALKGAEGRYPQMEKLAFALITASRKLRHYFQAHVINVMTDHPLKKAMNRLEAAGRLIQWAVELSEFDIRYQPRHAIKAQALADFIAEFTPSHNEAEDSKRWIVHVDGSSTRHAGGIGVVLQSPEGDKLKHKVRLQYQATNNEVEYEALLKGLELAKSVEAKSICVMGDSQLIMGQVNGMYEAEEGRMKKYLGRVMRLVKRFEKADFVQIPREENVEADTIAKEASADESLEKSDEVQYMPSIDAQEVQQVDNRENWMTPIISYLKDGRLPEEKDEARKVRVRSARYVLMNEVLYKRGFSQPYLRCLAPDEANYVLREVHEGACDNHSGARSLVHKVVHAGYYWLNMQADAKAYVKVCDQCQRFSNVPRQPSEYLTPMVAPWPFAQWGLDILGPFPLGVRQMKFLVVGIDYFTKWVEAEPLANIT; from the exons ATGGAAGATTCATCGCGACCACCACTCGGGGAAATAAGAGTCATCATTGGGGGAAGTACAACTGGCCAgtcgtccaagtccaagaaagctTACTTGAAGGTAGTGCAAAGCGTCCAGCTTTCTGGACGATCACCAATAGCAAGATCTACGGACGAGCGGGCAATTACTTTCACGGACGAGGACGCTGATAGAATTCATCACCCTCATGATGATGCCCTCGTCATCTCCTTATTAATTGCAAACTACACAACCAGAAGAGTGCTTGTGGACAATGGAAGCTCAGcagacattttatattatccagcttttcagcagatgagATTAGGACGAGACCAGCTCCGTCCAGTGGACTCCCCCCTAGTAGGCTTTGGTGGGATGAAGGTGCAACCAGTTGGTACCATTTCCTTATCCGTGGTAGTGGGGGCATATCCACGACAGATTACCAAGGAtgtgaacttccttgtg GTACAAGGTGACCAACTGGCAGCAAGAGAGTGTTACTTGGCCATGCTGGCCATGGATGAACAAGTTCAAGCAATGAACATTGAAGAAAAGAGGGTTGTAGCAGAACCTactgaagcattggaagatattCCCTTGGATGAAGATAACCCTGAGAGGTGTACCAGGGTTGGAGCAGAtttagaagagaagattaagacGGACCTCGTccaatttttgaagaacaaCATCGACGTGTTTGCGTGGAGTCACGAGGATATGCCgg gggtgACATATCAGAGGTTGGTCAACCACATGTTCCGTCCGCAGATTGGGcggaatgtggaagtctatgtagatgacatgctggtgaaaagtCAGGACGAAGGAAGACATCTAGACGACCTGCAGGAGACATTTGAGACATTGAGGCG GAgaattgaagcaaatccagataaaattcaagcaatactgGACATGAAGCCACCGCAAAATACCAAGGAAATCCAATCCCTCACTGGACGAGTCGCTGCgcttaacag GGCACCGCTGCTAAGTCCATCAGTGGAAGGAGAGGAACTATATTTGTACCTAGCGGTAACCCCATATGCTGTGAGCTCGGCATTGATAAGAGAGGAAGATAAAGTCCAAAGACCTGTGTATTATACAAGCAAGGCATTGAAAGGAGCGGAAGGACGATATCCACAAATGGAGAAGTTGGCCTTCGCACTAATCACAGCTTCAAGGAAGCTgaggcattatttccaagcacatgtcattaatgttATGACAGATCATCCTCTCAAAAAAGCAATGAATAGACTGGAAGCTGCAGGGCGATTAATCCAGTGGGCCGTGGAGCTAAGTGAGTTCGATATCAgatatcaaccaaggcatgccataaaagctcaagccctagcagATTTTATTGCAGAGTTTACCCCAAGTCATAATGAGGCAGAGGACAGCAAGAGATGGATCGTCCACGTGGATGGTTCGTCTACACGGCATGCAGGAGGAATTGGTGTGGTCCTACAGTCTCCAGAGGGAGACAAACTGAAACATAAAGTCCGTCTACAGTACCAAGCGACAAACAATGAagtcgaatatgaagccctcctcaaagggctagaattggcgAAGTCCGTGGAAGCCAAGTCCATATGTGTCATGGGAGATTCCCAACTGATCATGGGCCAAGTGAATGGGATGTATGAAGCGGAGGAAGGACGAATGAAGAAATACCTTGGTAGGGTGATGCGCCTTGTGAAAAGGTTTGAAAAAGCTGACTTCGTTCAAATCCCCAGGGAGGAGAACGTGGAAGCTGATACTATAGCAAAAGAGGCCTCAGCAGATGAATCATTAGAGAAGTCAGATGAAGTTCAGTATATGCCGAGTATAGATGCCCAGGAAGTACAGCAGGTGGATAACAgagaaaattggatgactccCATTATATCATATTTGAAAGACGGACGACTACCAGAAGAAAAGGACGAGGCCAGAAAGGTGAGGGTGAGATCAGCTAGATACGTCCTTATGAATGAAGTtctatacaagagaggtttctctcAACCTTACCTTAGGTGCCTAGCTCCGGACGAAGCGAACTACGTGCTGAGAGAAGTTCACGAAGGGGCATGTGACAATCACTCAGGAGCCAGATCACTTGTCCACAAGGTCGTCCATGCAGGATATTACTGGCTGAACATGCAAGCTGATGCAAAAGCATACGTTAAAGTCTGCGACCAGTGCCAGCGATTTAGCAATGTCCCCAGGCAACCATCAGAATACCTCACCCCAATGGTAGCACCGTGGcccttcgcacaatggggattggaCATTTTGGGTCCCTTCCCTTTGGGAGTAAGGCAGATGAAGTTTTTAGTTGTGGGcatcgattacttcaccaaatgggtggaggcagaaCCGTTGGCAAATATCACATAA